One region of Rhodocaloribacter litoris genomic DNA includes:
- a CDS encoding KamA family radical SAM protein: protein MNPDRHHPQWRDWRWQMQHRVHDEPTLRRYINPVPDELAAIEATRDVFRWNITPYYAALMDPDDPDCPIRRQMVPRMNELAPDLVGVVDPLEEVAHSPVKNLIHNYPDRVAFCVTAECAIYCRYCLRKRMVGDAEYMMRRAEHRAAIDYIAAHPEIRDVLLTGGDPLTFNDAHLDELLGALRAIPHVEILRLGTRLPVTLPYRITPALCAVLEKYHPVWVNTHFNHPKELTDDAAEAVDRLLRAGVPVGNQTVLLRGINDDVTTMKALCEGLVRMRVRPYYLYQAQLIGGTAHFRTSIERGMALMEALQGRTTGFAIPKYVLDTPFGKVPLNRSYVLGRAGDHVLMRTPRGPLWAEPNPLPPGEAPGLTLPAVRLPENVATIVTGVPRREEPLLHRQG, encoded by the coding sequence GTGAACCCTGACCGTCATCACCCGCAGTGGCGCGACTGGCGCTGGCAGATGCAGCATCGCGTGCACGACGAGCCGACGCTGCGGCGCTACATCAACCCCGTGCCGGACGAACTGGCCGCCATCGAGGCGACCCGGGACGTCTTCCGGTGGAACATCACACCGTACTATGCCGCGCTCATGGACCCGGACGACCCGGATTGCCCCATCCGGCGGCAGATGGTGCCCCGCATGAACGAGCTGGCCCCGGACCTCGTCGGCGTCGTCGACCCGCTCGAAGAGGTGGCCCACTCCCCCGTGAAAAACCTCATCCACAACTATCCGGACCGGGTGGCCTTCTGCGTTACGGCCGAGTGTGCCATCTATTGCCGGTACTGCCTGCGCAAGCGCATGGTGGGGGACGCCGAATACATGATGCGCCGGGCCGAGCACCGGGCCGCCATCGACTACATCGCCGCCCACCCCGAGATCCGGGACGTGCTCCTGACCGGCGGCGACCCGCTGACCTTCAACGACGCCCACCTGGACGAGCTGCTGGGGGCGCTCCGGGCCATCCCACACGTCGAGATTTTACGGCTGGGTACCCGGCTGCCGGTGACACTGCCCTATCGCATCACCCCCGCGCTCTGCGCCGTGCTCGAGAAGTACCATCCGGTGTGGGTGAACACGCATTTCAACCACCCGAAGGAACTCACGGACGATGCGGCCGAGGCCGTCGACCGGCTGCTCCGGGCCGGTGTCCCCGTCGGCAATCAGACGGTGCTCCTGCGCGGCATCAACGACGACGTGACCACGATGAAGGCCCTGTGTGAGGGGCTCGTCCGGATGCGGGTGCGGCCCTACTACCTCTACCAGGCCCAGCTCATCGGCGGGACGGCCCATTTCCGCACCTCCATCGAGCGGGGCATGGCCCTCATGGAAGCGCTGCAGGGCCGGACGACCGGCTTTGCCATCCCGAAGTACGTGCTCGATACGCCCTTTGGCAAGGTCCCGCTCAACCGGTCGTACGTGCTCGGGCGAGCCGGCGACCACGTGCTGATGCGCACGCCGCGCGGGCCGCTGTGGGCCGAGCCCAACCCCCTCCCGCCGGGTGAGGCACCGGGGCTCACGTTGCCGGCCGTCCGCCTTCCGGAGAACGTTGCCACGATAGTCACCGGGGTCCCGCGGCGGGAGGAACCCCTGCTGCACCGGCAGGGGTGA
- a CDS encoding DUF4097 family beta strand repeat-containing protein, with the protein MTRIFCVWTGGLLAGAVVLLAGCQQGADVRQTEEGSLVLGSAEVQEAVSRAVAPGARTLVLDGFAGDVVLTASVDAVARFTFTKRARGDDAGAARRNLERIRIEESGDAQTYRYLLRADRAELSRVDVEGTVPRGATLHILLRSGNVSLDGLEGPITVTNENGNVRITGAGAGVTVQTANGNVAVGMNRLPAGESVRLTTVNGNVTLALPAAVSARIEAGTSAGEIRVDGLTFADRRLDPQGAGGHFQGRLGTGAATVTLKTENGNIVLREGPLEVPPAGEDVPADTAMAPPADTSAAVPPGPAPVAVPPDTTGGR; encoded by the coding sequence ATGACCCGCATTTTTTGTGTATGGACCGGGGGCCTGCTCGCCGGGGCGGTGGTTCTGCTGGCGGGTTGCCAGCAGGGGGCGGACGTCCGGCAGACCGAGGAGGGGAGCCTGGTGCTCGGCTCGGCGGAGGTACAGGAGGCCGTCAGCCGGGCCGTGGCCCCCGGTGCCCGGACGCTCGTGCTGGACGGTTTCGCCGGCGACGTTGTCCTCACGGCGTCGGTCGATGCGGTGGCCCGCTTCACCTTCACGAAGCGCGCCCGGGGCGACGATGCCGGGGCCGCACGCCGCAACCTGGAGCGCATCCGCATCGAGGAGAGCGGCGATGCACAGACGTACCGGTATCTGCTCCGCGCGGACCGTGCCGAGCTCAGCCGCGTGGACGTCGAAGGCACCGTACCGCGCGGCGCGACCCTCCACATCCTCCTCCGGAGCGGCAACGTTTCCCTGGACGGGCTGGAAGGGCCGATCACGGTGACGAATGAGAACGGCAACGTCCGCATCACCGGTGCCGGCGCCGGGGTGACGGTGCAGACCGCCAACGGCAACGTGGCCGTCGGCATGAACCGCCTGCCCGCCGGGGAGTCCGTACGCCTGACGACCGTCAACGGCAACGTTACGCTGGCCCTGCCGGCGGCCGTCTCGGCCCGCATCGAGGCCGGCACCAGCGCCGGTGAGATCCGCGTGGACGGCCTCACCTTCGCCGACCGGCGACTCGATCCGCAGGGAGCCGGAGGGCACTTTCAGGGACGCCTGGGTACCGGTGCGGCCACCGTCACGCTGAAGACGGAAAACGGCAACATCGTCCTGCGGGAAGGTCCCCTCGAGGTGCCGCCGGCCGGAGAAGACGTGCCGGCCGACACGGCCATGGCTCCCCCGGCGGACACGTCGGCCGCGGTTCCGCCCGGCCCCGCGCCGGTCGCCGTGCCGCCGGATACGACGGGCGGCCGCTGA
- a CDS encoding cell division protein FtsX produces the protein MPLLPYSVREGLAGLRRARFASVAATSAMAVALVLIGLFMFLSYEAQIVSQWLRQRVGELEIFLEDVDETMAQALHERAAATPGVAEAEYVSRAEAEAIFRREFGEGAEVFFDEPFLPASIKVRVESDYANPDSLAALVEEFASWNRVDDVVFNQPLLVKVQQNLRLLTLIGLSLGTLVVLASIFLVANTIRLTIYARRLLIRTMKLVGATDAFIRKPFIVEGVAQGVLAALLALLVLGGLYSLMKRYLPALEVGGVVPVLLALVVLVLGVLLGWLGSYFSVRRFIKNVALH, from the coding sequence ATGCCGCTTTTGCCCTACAGCGTACGTGAAGGCCTGGCCGGGCTGCGGCGCGCTCGTTTCGCTTCCGTGGCCGCCACCAGCGCGATGGCCGTCGCCCTCGTGCTGATCGGGCTGTTCATGTTTCTCAGCTACGAGGCCCAGATCGTCTCCCAGTGGCTCCGGCAGCGGGTCGGCGAGCTCGAGATTTTTCTGGAAGACGTGGACGAGACGATGGCGCAGGCGCTCCACGAGCGGGCGGCCGCCACGCCGGGTGTCGCCGAGGCCGAATACGTCTCCCGTGCCGAGGCGGAGGCGATCTTCCGGCGCGAGTTCGGTGAAGGGGCCGAGGTGTTCTTCGACGAGCCGTTCCTGCCGGCCTCCATCAAGGTGCGCGTCGAGTCGGATTATGCCAACCCGGACAGCCTGGCGGCGCTCGTCGAGGAGTTTGCCTCGTGGAACCGGGTGGACGATGTGGTCTTCAACCAGCCCCTGCTGGTCAAGGTACAGCAGAACCTCCGGTTGCTTACCCTCATCGGTCTTTCGCTGGGCACGCTCGTGGTGCTGGCCTCCATCTTCCTGGTCGCCAACACGATCCGGCTGACGATCTATGCCCGGCGCCTGCTCATTCGCACGATGAAGCTCGTCGGGGCTACCGATGCCTTCATCCGCAAGCCGTTCATCGTCGAGGGGGTGGCGCAGGGGGTGCTGGCAGCGCTGCTGGCCCTGCTCGTCCTCGGCGGGCTCTATTCCCTGATGAAGCGTTACCTGCCCGCCCTCGAGGTCGGCGGGGTGGTGCCGGTGCTGCTGGCGCTGGTCGTGCTGGTGCTGGGGGTGCTCCTCGGCTGGCTCGGCTCCTATTTTTCCGTTCGTCGCTTCATCAAAAACGTCGCACTGCATTGA
- a CDS encoding Gfo/Idh/MocA family protein has product MPEAPRTSVARKLRWGLLGTARINRSLIPPLRLSPRNEPVAVASRDAERAAAFARTWDLPKAYGSYEDLLADPDIDVVYVPLPNHLHVPWTLRAVAAGKHVLCEKPMALTPADVDAVARAADEAGVVVAEAFMYRHHPRTRRIRELIAGGALGELHLVRGAFTFVLDRPNDVRWRPEWGGGSLWDLGCYPVSFTRHVVGAEPEAVFAWQVLGPTGVDVSFTGQMRFPGDVLAVFDCGFRSRFRMEMAFVGRDGLLEAPRAFKPRPEEPMRRYGPDVDVPEPVLVDDPDDLYLGEVEDLAAAVLDGRPPEVTLAETRANTVVLEALLRSARTGRPVRLS; this is encoded by the coding sequence ATGCCTGAAGCACCGCGCACATCCGTGGCGAGGAAGCTACGCTGGGGACTCCTCGGCACGGCCCGGATCAACCGGTCGCTGATCCCGCCCCTGCGCCTTTCGCCGCGCAACGAGCCGGTAGCCGTCGCCAGCCGTGACGCCGAACGGGCCGCCGCTTTTGCACGGACGTGGGACCTGCCGAAGGCCTATGGCTCCTACGAGGACCTGCTCGCCGACCCGGACATCGACGTGGTCTACGTGCCGCTGCCGAACCACCTGCACGTGCCCTGGACGCTCCGCGCGGTGGCCGCCGGCAAGCACGTGCTGTGCGAGAAGCCGATGGCCCTGACGCCGGCGGACGTCGACGCCGTGGCACGGGCCGCCGACGAGGCCGGGGTGGTCGTGGCCGAGGCGTTCATGTACCGGCATCACCCCCGCACGCGGCGTATCCGCGAGCTGATCGCCGGCGGTGCCCTGGGCGAGTTGCACCTCGTCCGCGGCGCCTTCACGTTCGTCCTCGACCGCCCGAACGACGTGCGCTGGCGGCCCGAGTGGGGAGGCGGCAGCCTGTGGGACCTGGGCTGCTATCCGGTCAGTTTTACCCGCCACGTCGTCGGCGCCGAGCCGGAAGCGGTCTTTGCCTGGCAGGTCCTCGGCCCCACCGGCGTCGACGTCTCCTTCACCGGGCAGATGCGTTTTCCCGGGGACGTCCTGGCCGTCTTCGATTGCGGCTTCCGCTCGCGCTTCCGCATGGAGATGGCGTTCGTGGGCCGTGACGGGCTGCTCGAGGCGCCCCGCGCCTTCAAGCCGCGGCCGGAGGAGCCGATGCGGCGCTACGGCCCCGACGTGGACGTGCCCGAACCCGTCCTCGTCGACGACCCGGACGACCTGTACCTGGGCGAGGTCGAGGACCTGGCCGCTGCCGTGCTCGACGGCCGTCCGCCCGAGGTGACCCTGGCCGAGACGCGCGCCAACACGGTCGTCCTGGAGGCCCTGCTCCGCTCGGCCCGCACCGGCCGGCCCGTGCGGTTGTCATGA
- a CDS encoding cyclase family protein produces MRTMLLLIPLLALPACESPAPFPQGELVDLTHPFDAETIYWPTASGFTKTTDFEGYTDAGYYYAAYSFCTAEHGGTHLDAPVHFAEGRQATDEIPLDRLMGPAVVVDVTAQAAADRDYRVTVADFEAWEARHGRLPDGVIVLLRTGFGQYWPDRVRYMGTDARGPEAVADLHFPGLHPEAAAWLVENRSVHAVGIDTPSIDYGQSKLFETHQTLFAENIPAFENVANLDRLPETGAYVIALPMKIRGGSGGPLRIVAIVPAG; encoded by the coding sequence ATGCGAACCATGCTGCTGCTCATCCCGCTGCTGGCCCTCCCGGCCTGCGAATCGCCGGCACCCTTCCCGCAGGGCGAGCTCGTCGACCTGACCCATCCCTTCGACGCCGAAACCATCTACTGGCCTACCGCCTCCGGCTTCACGAAGACGACCGACTTCGAGGGCTACACCGACGCCGGGTACTACTATGCGGCGTACTCGTTCTGCACCGCCGAGCACGGCGGCACCCACCTGGACGCCCCCGTGCACTTCGCCGAAGGGCGCCAGGCGACGGACGAGATCCCGCTCGACCGCCTGATGGGCCCGGCCGTCGTCGTGGACGTGACGGCACAGGCCGCCGCCGACCGCGACTACCGCGTCACGGTGGCCGACTTCGAGGCCTGGGAAGCCCGGCACGGCCGCCTGCCCGACGGCGTCATCGTGCTGCTGCGTACCGGCTTCGGGCAGTACTGGCCCGACCGCGTGCGCTACATGGGCACCGATGCCCGCGGCCCCGAAGCCGTCGCCGACCTCCACTTCCCCGGCCTGCATCCCGAAGCGGCCGCCTGGCTCGTCGAAAACCGGTCGGTCCACGCCGTCGGCATCGACACCCCCAGCATCGACTACGGGCAATCGAAGCTGTTCGAAACCCACCAGACCCTCTTTGCGGAGAACATCCCGGCCTTTGAGAACGTGGCCAACCTGGACCGCCTGCCGGAAACGGGCGCCTACGTCATTGCCCTGCCGATGAAGATCCGGGGAGGCAGCGGGGGGCCGCTGCGCATCGTGGCCATCGTGCCGGCGGGCTGA
- a CDS encoding EutN/CcmL family microcompartment protein → MTLGKVVGTVWATRKDEQLVGMKLQIVQEVDLDYTLKDSFVVAVDSVGAGVGEIVLFATGSSARQTELTRNKPVDAVITAIVDKLDVPATAGVTEAEPVA, encoded by the coding sequence ATGACGCTCGGAAAAGTTGTCGGTACCGTCTGGGCCACCCGCAAGGACGAACAGCTCGTCGGCATGAAGCTGCAGATCGTGCAGGAGGTCGATCTGGACTACACGCTCAAGGACAGCTTCGTCGTCGCCGTGGACAGCGTCGGGGCCGGCGTGGGGGAGATCGTGCTGTTCGCCACCGGGTCGAGCGCCCGTCAGACCGAGCTGACCCGCAACAAGCCCGTCGACGCCGTCATCACAGCCATCGTGGACAAGCTCGACGTGCCCGCGACCGCCGGGGTGACCGAAGCCGAACCCGTCGCATGA
- a CDS encoding Gfo/Idh/MocA family protein, with amino-acid sequence MKQTRRDFLHHGTLALAGAGLAGWMPDEAVARKRRAAPSDRINVGVIGCNGMGWTNLRAHLGIPEVECIALCDVDRNVLERRAAELEALRGAPPALYGDYRALLENPDVDAVIIATPDHWHCRMLVDAVEAGKHAYVEKPLANSIDECRAMVAAVARTGRIVQVGQWQRSGTHYEDAIAMVRSGALGRIRLVKVWAYQGWMRPVPVQPDGDPPLGVDYAMWLGPAPARPFNPNRFHFNFRWFWDYAGGLMTDWGVHEIDIALYAMQATAPVSVMASGGKFAYPDDASETPDTLQAVFEYDGFNMLWEHATGIDGGNYGRTEGIAFIGNLGTLVLNRGGWEVLPETEERDGRRVYKMEALPEQPRRGDYLAFHARNFVEAMQANDPARLKCGVETGSVAAVNAHMGNIAFRTGRKLYWDAARGTFRNDPEANAFLRPTYHNGWTFPEP; translated from the coding sequence ATGAAACAGACCCGCCGCGACTTTCTGCACCACGGCACGCTGGCCCTGGCCGGAGCCGGCCTGGCCGGGTGGATGCCCGATGAAGCCGTCGCCCGGAAGCGCCGGGCCGCTCCGTCCGACCGCATCAACGTCGGGGTCATCGGCTGCAACGGCATGGGCTGGACGAACCTGCGCGCGCACCTGGGGATTCCCGAGGTCGAGTGCATCGCCCTCTGCGACGTGGACCGGAACGTGCTGGAGCGCCGGGCGGCCGAGCTGGAAGCGCTCCGCGGAGCCCCTCCGGCCCTCTATGGCGACTACCGTGCCCTGCTGGAGAACCCGGACGTCGACGCCGTCATCATCGCCACGCCGGACCACTGGCATTGCCGGATGCTCGTCGACGCCGTCGAGGCCGGCAAGCACGCCTACGTCGAGAAGCCGCTGGCCAACTCCATCGACGAGTGCCGGGCGATGGTGGCCGCCGTCGCACGGACCGGCCGGATCGTGCAGGTGGGGCAATGGCAGCGCAGCGGCACCCACTACGAAGACGCCATCGCGATGGTCCGCTCCGGCGCCCTCGGCCGGATCCGGCTCGTGAAGGTGTGGGCCTACCAGGGCTGGATGAGGCCCGTCCCCGTGCAGCCGGACGGCGACCCGCCGCTGGGGGTGGACTACGCGATGTGGCTCGGTCCCGCCCCCGCACGCCCCTTCAACCCCAACCGTTTCCACTTCAACTTCCGCTGGTTCTGGGACTATGCCGGCGGCCTCATGACCGACTGGGGCGTCCACGAGATCGACATCGCCCTCTATGCCATGCAGGCCACGGCTCCCGTCTCCGTGATGGCCTCCGGTGGCAAGTTCGCCTACCCGGACGACGCCTCCGAGACGCCGGACACGCTGCAGGCCGTCTTCGAGTACGACGGGTTCAACATGCTCTGGGAACACGCCACCGGCATCGACGGCGGCAACTACGGGCGCACCGAAGGCATCGCCTTCATCGGTAACCTGGGCACGCTGGTCCTCAACCGGGGCGGCTGGGAGGTCCTGCCGGAGACCGAAGAGCGGGACGGCCGCCGCGTCTACAAGATGGAGGCCCTGCCCGAACAGCCGCGCCGGGGGGACTACCTGGCCTTCCATGCCCGGAACTTCGTCGAGGCCATGCAGGCGAACGATCCCGCCCGCCTGAAGTGCGGCGTCGAGACGGGCAGCGTCGCGGCCGTCAACGCGCACATGGGCAACATCGCGTTCCGGACGGGGCGCAAGCTCTACTGGGACGCCGCCCGTGGCACCTTCCGGAACGATCCAGAGGCCAACGCCTTCCTCCGGCCCACCTACCACAACGGCTGGACGTTCCCGGAACCGTGA
- a CDS encoding D-alanine--D-alanine ligase family protein — protein sequence MRIGLVYDLFEDYPWVPGEAPDADAENEPPETVEALAAAVRALGYVPVPVGTAFDLLRRLDTLELDAAVNIAEGARSRNREAYAPILLEMAGIPCLGSDALTLSLSLDKAWTKDLAVAAGVPTPPYRIYASAGDVDADDLPGPFPLFVKPRYEGSSKGITAESRVDTVEALRAQVDRIVSAYDQDALVEPFIEGGGEFTVAVVGNDPPEALPVLQRAVETTTRIGLHALERRGLPGRTWDYALEGTLSPALEKELQRLALRVYAKLQCRDFARLDFRVDATGRPWFLEINPLPTFAPDGTFAILAELTGRTYPDFLADVLARGFRRLGLPLATRRRAG from the coding sequence ATGCGCATCGGGCTGGTATACGACCTTTTCGAAGACTATCCGTGGGTGCCGGGTGAGGCGCCCGACGCCGACGCCGAGAACGAGCCGCCGGAGACCGTCGAGGCGCTGGCGGCGGCGGTCCGGGCACTCGGGTATGTGCCCGTCCCGGTCGGCACTGCGTTCGACCTGCTCCGGCGGCTCGACACGCTCGAGCTGGACGCGGCCGTCAACATCGCCGAGGGGGCGCGCAGCCGCAACCGGGAAGCTTATGCCCCCATCCTGCTGGAGATGGCCGGCATCCCCTGCCTGGGTTCCGATGCGCTGACGCTCTCGCTCAGCCTGGACAAGGCCTGGACGAAGGACCTGGCCGTCGCCGCCGGGGTGCCCACGCCGCCGTACCGCATCTATGCCTCGGCGGGTGACGTCGACGCGGACGACCTGCCCGGGCCGTTCCCGCTCTTCGTCAAACCCCGGTACGAAGGCTCCTCGAAGGGGATCACGGCCGAGAGCCGGGTCGACACCGTGGAGGCCCTCCGGGCACAGGTGGATCGGATCGTGTCTGCGTACGATCAGGACGCCCTGGTCGAGCCGTTCATCGAGGGGGGCGGCGAGTTCACGGTCGCCGTCGTCGGGAACGATCCGCCCGAAGCCCTGCCCGTGCTGCAACGGGCCGTCGAGACCACCACCCGCATCGGGCTGCACGCGCTGGAACGGCGGGGCCTGCCCGGACGCACCTGGGACTACGCGCTCGAAGGAACGCTCTCCCCGGCACTCGAGAAGGAACTGCAGCGCCTGGCCCTGCGGGTCTACGCAAAGCTCCAGTGCCGCGACTTCGCCCGGCTCGACTTCCGCGTCGATGCGACGGGCCGGCCGTGGTTTCTGGAGATCAACCCGCTGCCCACCTTCGCACCGGACGGCACCTTCGCCATCCTGGCCGAACTCACGGGACGTACCTATCCCGACTTCCTGGCCGACGTGCTGGCCCGGGGCTTCCGCCGGCTCGGCCTGCCTCTGGCCACCCGCCGCCGGGCCGGATGA
- a CDS encoding GNAT family N-acetyltransferase has translation MHDRTGEVAIRLLEEPDLQEAFDVLRRLRTHLTWELFRERLDRQRRVQGYRLVGAFASGKVVGVLGMRPVETMARGPHLHVDDLVVAEHVRGRGIGRSLLAYAEQFARRHGLGAVFLDSRPEALPFYVALGYRHHTATLMRKALDDAGIDGPGLSPGG, from the coding sequence ATGCATGACCGCACCGGGGAGGTTGCGATCCGGTTGCTCGAGGAGCCGGATCTGCAGGAGGCGTTTGACGTGTTGCGCCGGCTGCGCACCCACCTGACCTGGGAGCTGTTCCGCGAGCGGCTGGACCGGCAACGGCGTGTGCAGGGATACCGGCTGGTCGGCGCCTTCGCGTCGGGAAAAGTGGTGGGGGTGCTGGGGATGCGACCGGTGGAAACCATGGCCCGGGGACCGCACCTGCACGTCGACGACCTGGTCGTCGCCGAACACGTCCGGGGCCGTGGCATTGGCCGGAGCCTGCTGGCCTACGCCGAGCAGTTCGCCCGTCGGCACGGGCTGGGAGCCGTCTTTCTCGACAGCCGGCCGGAGGCCCTGCCGTTCTACGTCGCGCTCGGGTACCGGCACCACACGGCCACCCTGATGCGCAAGGCGCTGGATGATGCCGGGATCGACGGGCCGGGGCTTTCGCCGGGCGGCTGA
- a CDS encoding EutN/CcmL family microcompartment protein, translating to MNLARVIGTVWATRKYPTLEGRRLLFAQPLTFGGDALGDPIVMLDTADAGVGDVVLYVTSSEAAIPFHPNLTPTDATIVGVVERIDRLDTTWHTLPGAGTDTGPE from the coding sequence ATGAACCTCGCCCGCGTCATCGGTACCGTCTGGGCCACCCGCAAGTATCCCACCCTCGAAGGGCGGCGCCTGCTCTTTGCCCAGCCCCTGACCTTCGGCGGCGACGCGCTCGGCGACCCGATCGTCATGCTGGACACGGCCGACGCCGGGGTGGGCGACGTGGTCCTCTACGTCACCTCCAGCGAGGCCGCCATCCCCTTTCACCCGAACCTGACCCCTACGGATGCGACCATCGTCGGGGTGGTCGAACGCATCGACCGCCTGGATACGACGTGGCACACCCTGCCCGGAGCGGGCACCGACACGGGGCCGGAATGA